GCCCCTATATCGGACCCGGCCGGGTCGCGGGGTCGTGGGTCAACGCCGGCCACGGCCATCTCGGCTGGACGCTCGCCGCCGGCTCGGCGCGCCTGCTCGCCGACCTGATGGCGGGGACGGCGCCCGAACTCGACCCGTCGCCCTATGCGCCATGCCGCTGATTTTGTCATGCCGCGGCACCGATCGACCGTGCAGGCGATCCGATCGGAAACCCGAAAAGAACAGGAAATCTAGGGCGAAGCACTTCAATTTATCCTGATTAGGATATAAGTATCGGACCGAAACAGAAGGAGCGAATATCGGTGGCAGGTGGTCGAAAGACTTTGGGTGCGGTGATGGCGGGCCTTCGCACGCGCAACGGCTGGACGCTCAAGGAAATGAGCCAGCACAGCGGCATCCCCATGTCGACCCTGTCGAAGGTCGAGCATGACCGGCTGTCGCTCACTTACGACAAGCTGCAACAGGTCAGCGAGCGGCTCAACATCAGCATGGCCGACCTGTTCGCCGAGGAGCCCGCGGCGGCGACCGTGCTCGGACGGCGCAGCGTCGGCACGCTCGAAACCGCGGTCCGCGTCGAAACGCCCAATTACGAGTATAATTATGTCTGCACCGAGCTTCGGAACAAGCGCATGGTGCCCGTCATCACGCGCATCCGCGCCAAGACGATCGAGGAATTCGGCGAACTCGTCCGCCATTCGGGCGAGGAGTTCATCTATGTCGTCGAGGGACGGCTGATCGTGCACACCGAATTTTACGATCCGATCGAACTGAACCCCGGCGAGTCGATCTATATCGATTCGGGCATGGGCCATGCCTATGTCTGCGATGCGAAATCGGGCGAAACGCTGACCATCGGCGTCATGTCGAGCGCCGACGAGGATTTGTCGGCCCTCGTCCCCAGCGCCAGCCACCGCCCCGGCAAAGCCGCTTAGGGGCGCCGAAGGGCCATAACCCGCCCCGCAAAGGCGAAAGATCGACGACGGTCGCGCCCGCGGCCTTCGCACCAACACGTCCCGACCAAATCAAGGAGCAAGATGATGACTAATATTTCCGCCCTGCCGCTGTCGATGGTTCGCCAGGCCGGCGACCTCGTCTTCATTTCGGGCCAGCTCTCGCTCGCCGACGGCAAGGTCTTCGGCGACGACATCGTTACCCAGACCGGGCGCGCGCTCGACGGGCTAGAGGGCCATCTCGCCAGCCTCGGCCTTGACCTGACCGACGTGGTCAAGACGACGATCTGGATCACGTCGAAGGAAAATTTCGCGGGCTTCAACACGACCTACGCCGCGCGTTTCAGCGCCCCCTACCCCGCACGGTCGACGGTGGTCAGCGATCTCGTGCTCGACGGCGCGCTCGTCGAGATCGAAGCGGTCGCGCAGCTTCGCCGCTGACCCGGCGCGATCGGAGGGAGTCGGAAAGCCGCCCCCT
The Sphingopyxis macrogoltabida genome window above contains:
- a CDS encoding helix-turn-helix domain-containing protein, with protein sequence MAGGRKTLGAVMAGLRTRNGWTLKEMSQHSGIPMSTLSKVEHDRLSLTYDKLQQVSERLNISMADLFAEEPAAATVLGRRSVGTLETAVRVETPNYEYNYVCTELRNKRMVPVITRIRAKTIEEFGELVRHSGEEFIYVVEGRLIVHTEFYDPIELNPGESIYIDSGMGHAYVCDAKSGETLTIGVMSSADEDLSALVPSASHRPGKAA
- a CDS encoding RidA family protein, which translates into the protein MTNISALPLSMVRQAGDLVFISGQLSLADGKVFGDDIVTQTGRALDGLEGHLASLGLDLTDVVKTTIWITSKENFAGFNTTYAARFSAPYPARSTVVSDLVLDGALVEIEAVAQLRR